The proteins below come from a single Pseudarthrobacter sp. SSS035 genomic window:
- a CDS encoding GntR family transcriptional regulator produces MTENAVQFLSRPIASQPGQPLRVAAYSRIAEAIRTKVLPPGSLLPTETELGAMMDVSRTVIREALMLLEEDGLTRARRGVGRFVTDSLPRIGIEHIRPFDQLLGGPEQNIQVKRVATVRQPASEFVAPGIGVQPGEDCWFWESVLIRNGEPVAHLQENVPAATAEADALAAAAETTMLPASTLLDVLGGLPGASLGPGECDISLSTVGPSRAKLLDLRPSEPVLVLTQVVRRNGAPFYLAKCLVAAKAGHLSVIQSA; encoded by the coding sequence TTGACCGAAAACGCCGTCCAGTTCCTGTCCCGACCCATTGCGTCCCAGCCGGGGCAGCCCCTGCGCGTCGCGGCCTACTCCCGCATCGCCGAGGCAATCAGGACCAAGGTTCTCCCTCCCGGCTCGCTGCTCCCTACCGAGACTGAGCTGGGCGCCATGATGGACGTCAGCCGCACCGTGATCCGGGAAGCGCTGATGCTGCTGGAGGAAGACGGACTGACCAGGGCGCGGCGCGGAGTTGGACGTTTTGTGACGGATTCGCTCCCCCGCATCGGGATCGAGCACATCCGCCCGTTCGACCAGCTCCTGGGCGGCCCGGAGCAGAACATTCAGGTCAAGCGCGTCGCAACCGTCCGGCAACCCGCGTCGGAGTTCGTGGCACCCGGAATCGGCGTCCAGCCCGGCGAGGATTGCTGGTTCTGGGAAAGCGTGCTCATCAGGAACGGTGAACCCGTGGCACACCTTCAGGAAAATGTTCCCGCAGCCACAGCCGAGGCCGACGCTTTGGCGGCGGCGGCCGAAACCACCATGCTCCCCGCATCCACGCTGCTCGACGTTCTTGGCGGACTGCCCGGAGCGTCCCTTGGCCCCGGGGAATGCGACATCAGCCTGAGCACGGTGGGCCCCAGTCGCGCCAAACTGCTGGACCTCCGCCCCTCGGAACCCGTGCTGGTCCTGACCCAGGTTGTCCGCCGGAACGGCGCACCCTTCTACCTCGCAAAATGCCTGGTGGCGGCCAAGGCCGGCCACCTCTCCGTTATCCAGTCCGCCTGA
- a CDS encoding ribokinase has protein sequence MSSSPSPALRPALTVVGSINLDITATAGRLPTPGETVGGGVLRQQPGGKGANQAVAAARLGGSSRMVGAVGRDEAGRSLLTAMAEAGVDTRDIATVDAATGTALVLVDSDGENQIVVCPGANGEVSVGGVPFGADEAVLCQLEIEQELVLETARRTQGFFALNAAPAAPLIPELLERCDLVIVNESEYALIPALKYAPLVAVTYGGDGSAIFENGVRVAEAPAVRVTDIANTIGAGDAFCAALVLALRAGLEHSHALAVANAVGADAVRDASSQPALQTLAHYIEATRPAA, from the coding sequence ATGAGCTCGTCACCCTCCCCTGCCCTGCGCCCGGCGCTCACCGTCGTGGGCAGCATCAACCTGGACATCACGGCCACCGCCGGCAGGCTCCCGACGCCGGGTGAAACCGTCGGCGGCGGAGTCCTCCGCCAGCAGCCCGGCGGCAAGGGCGCCAACCAGGCCGTCGCCGCTGCCCGCCTGGGTGGCAGCTCCCGCATGGTGGGCGCCGTGGGCCGGGACGAAGCCGGACGAAGCCTGCTCACCGCCATGGCGGAGGCCGGCGTCGACACCCGCGACATCGCCACGGTTGACGCGGCCACCGGCACGGCGCTGGTCCTGGTGGACAGCGACGGCGAGAACCAGATCGTGGTGTGCCCGGGCGCCAACGGCGAAGTGTCCGTTGGCGGCGTCCCGTTCGGCGCCGACGAAGCGGTCCTCTGCCAGCTCGAAATTGAGCAGGAACTGGTGCTGGAAACTGCCCGCCGCACGCAGGGCTTCTTTGCGCTGAACGCCGCCCCGGCCGCGCCGCTGATCCCGGAACTCCTGGAGCGGTGCGACCTTGTGATCGTCAACGAAAGCGAATACGCCCTGATCCCCGCTTTGAAGTACGCCCCGCTCGTGGCCGTCACCTACGGTGGCGACGGCTCGGCGATCTTCGAGAACGGAGTACGGGTGGCCGAGGCTCCCGCCGTTCGCGTTACGGACATCGCCAACACGATCGGCGCCGGCGACGCCTTCTGCGCGGCGTTGGTCCTAGCGCTTCGTGCCGGGCTCGAGCACAGCCATGCCTTGGCCGTCGCGAACGCAGTGGGCGCCGACGCCGTCCGGGACGCTTCCTCCCAGCCGGCCCTGCAGACGTTGGCGCACTACATCGAGGCGACGCGCCCCGCGGCCTGA
- a CDS encoding MFS transporter → MNIPNTAVEPQPAGPAAGTGVGTGTTGAGTAETADARPGGRAAALLITTLVLAVLSFQLNASMITPALPHIGSFFGETPEAVAQVQSMFFLAGAISGPVIGRWSDFIGRRTALLLVLSIMAAGTVLCIFAPSLPLLVAGRFMQGVSSAIFALSYIVLNEHLPARLFGTSIGIIAAINGGIGGVDGYFGGLMAETLGFQSIFVAVLVLAAIAAICVIKVVPKGRSTTAPGRMDWWGAGSLSVFLVFITYFVSAGSSAGWTSPSALGLLAGSIASFTAFWLIEKKRSTPLVAVHHLRSRQVWPVIATTILTLAGIFAIINFTVVLLSQDTKNGFGLTASISALLFLTPAALIGVFAAPLAGWIADRRGWIKTVRVGTATSLACAIAAALFADNQVAVLIAIASLGIFYNGFFLTAINGLSVLLSPKEAPAALPGINGAGFGIGASLGVVVVAPFAGQGTAAGYSAALWISVSITVLAFIASLFIAAPKGEKI, encoded by the coding sequence GTGAACATCCCCAACACCGCGGTGGAGCCGCAGCCGGCAGGTCCGGCCGCCGGTACAGGAGTCGGTACAGGAACCACAGGGGCAGGAACCGCAGAAACTGCAGACGCCCGGCCTGGTGGGCGGGCCGCGGCCCTCCTGATCACCACGCTGGTTCTCGCAGTCCTGTCGTTCCAGCTCAACGCCAGCATGATCACACCGGCGCTTCCGCACATTGGTTCGTTCTTTGGCGAGACTCCGGAAGCCGTGGCGCAGGTCCAGTCGATGTTCTTCCTGGCCGGCGCCATTTCCGGCCCGGTCATTGGGCGCTGGAGTGACTTCATCGGCCGCCGCACCGCGCTGCTGTTGGTCCTGTCCATCATGGCCGCGGGAACCGTGCTGTGCATCTTTGCGCCCAGCCTGCCGCTGCTGGTTGCCGGCCGCTTCATGCAGGGTGTATCCAGCGCCATCTTCGCGCTCTCCTACATCGTCCTCAACGAACACTTGCCCGCCCGGCTGTTCGGAACGTCCATCGGCATCATCGCCGCGATCAACGGCGGCATCGGCGGGGTGGACGGCTACTTCGGCGGACTCATGGCCGAGACCCTCGGCTTCCAGTCCATTTTCGTAGCCGTCCTCGTCCTGGCCGCGATCGCCGCCATCTGCGTCATCAAGGTCGTTCCTAAGGGACGGTCCACCACCGCGCCGGGACGCATGGACTGGTGGGGCGCCGGGTCGCTGTCCGTGTTCCTGGTCTTCATTACGTACTTTGTGTCCGCCGGTTCCTCGGCGGGCTGGACCTCGCCGTCCGCGCTTGGCCTGCTGGCCGGAAGCATCGCCTCGTTCACGGCGTTCTGGCTGATCGAGAAGAAGCGCTCCACGCCGCTGGTCGCCGTCCACCACCTCCGCTCCCGGCAGGTGTGGCCGGTCATCGCCACCACCATCCTGACGCTGGCCGGCATCTTCGCCATCATCAACTTCACCGTGGTGCTCCTCAGCCAGGACACCAAGAACGGTTTCGGCCTCACGGCGTCGATCTCGGCCCTGCTGTTCCTCACCCCGGCCGCGCTCATCGGCGTGTTCGCCGCCCCGCTGGCAGGCTGGATCGCCGACCGCCGCGGCTGGATCAAGACGGTCCGCGTCGGCACCGCCACGAGCCTCGCCTGCGCAATTGCCGCGGCCCTCTTTGCCGACAACCAGGTGGCGGTCCTCATCGCCATCGCGTCCCTGGGCATCTTCTACAACGGCTTCTTCCTCACCGCCATCAACGGCCTGTCCGTCCTCCTCTCGCCCAAGGAAGCTCCGGCCGCATTGCCGGGAATCAACGGCGCCGGCTTCGGGATCGGGGCGAGCCTCGGCGTCGTGGTTGTGGCACCGTTCGCAGGCCAGGGCACCGCGGCCGGGTACTCCGCGGCCCTCTGGATTTCGGTGTCCATCACCGTCCTCGCCTTCATCGCCAGCCTGTTCATTGCGGCACCCAAGGGCGAAAAGATCTAA